In Octopus sinensis linkage group LG6, ASM634580v1, whole genome shotgun sequence, the sequence CGCTTATTTCAGCCTCTACTTCCGGCTACCCATGCCATGCCGTGTTGACTGTTGATCCTATTCGTAGAAGTGTACGTATTTTTTCTAGTTATTTTAGTAGAACGTGGCtaaacaacagaaatatggttgTTTGGCCTGTGGTTAAAGACGTTCCAGTCATGGCAATCTTGTCTTTGTCCACAGCATAGTTGAGAAATATAAACTAATAGCTAACGTTTCCTTATATTTTGTCTACTAGAGGTGTGATTTAAGTAtgatttcgctgttatttctagcagtctcGATAAGTGTGACTCTTCGTAAGGGATGCGTTAGTTTAGAGAAAGAAAGCATGGAAGAAACTGTTGATATAAGATGTCTTCGGATTGATTTAACATAACTACTGTATTGGTAGTTTACGTGTgtatttttactgttgtttatGTTTCAGTGATGTGTTGTATGGAGACGTTTGTGAAGATAgtagccatacatatatacaagtatattcggtactatttaagaagagtgttcccggtgcgcgcactcgcgcatccgcgctatcTAGTCggtccttactttgtgttttatttactttgtttaaaattttttttttactttgtggaaaaaaattattttgtgttttatatacttCGCTAGGTGGTCATTGTAGGAtggactagtcacgactagctagtgcggatacgcgagtgcgcgcaccgggaccactcttcttaaaaaATACTAGTATATTCCAGGGATCCAAGTGTAGGAAGTCAGTAAACTTCAAGCAATTAGGCGGCTAGTGTAGGGGACAAAAAGTTAACAGTATATGATAAAATAtgtggcattctttcgatataactcgatgGACCAAAACATTTCAGTTCGGCTCTTTCCATGACTGTTGTCAACTGTCAGTTCAcgaaaggggaggaggagaaagctaatgggttgtacgtgcgtgcgtgcttgttcttgtgtgtgtgtatgtgcttgttcctctatctgtgtgtacgtgcttgtttgtctgtgtgtgtgcgcctgccctgtttttatgtatttatgtattgtggACTATAGATGTAACGAAATTATACCaacaatactctctttactcttttacttgtttcagtcatttgactgcggccatgctggagcaccacctttagtcgagcaaatcgaccccaggacttattctttgtaagcctagtacttattctatcgttctcttttaccgaaccgctaagttacggggacgtaaacacaccagcatcggttgtcaagcgatgttggggcaacAAActcagacactcaaacatatacacgcacatacgtacacatatatatatatatatatatatatatatatatatatatatatatatatatatatatacatacacgcacacacacattccttcctGTTTCTGGCCTGCCGTCCTGACTCGCTACTGCTGCTTGCCACTAGCCTTCgcccaccatatacacacatacacacacacgcacacacacacccttgtcatctcACACACCGTTgtttaccattccttctttgattCCGCTCGCCTGTTTTTGAAAACCTGCTCCCTCTTGTTGACCACTTCTgccttttcagtatgtgacctcgtgaagaccacttgcatttttttccctctgtcctcccacctcgggatctttctttctcctatgtttccgacgaagagctccgctcgaaacgtcataccctccttcttcccttctttcctaagcacccaataatactttatttgttccacatcctcgcgttgttgtctttttgttttcttgtttggattaactttatatatatatacatatatatatacgatgggcttctttcggtttccgtctaccaaatccacttacaagactttggtcagcctgaggctatagtagaagacacttgccaaggactgaacctggaaccatgtagttcgtaagcaaactacttaccacacagtcactcctctGCCTATATGTCGTAttttaaatttgaagaaaaaaacccttttTCTTCAAGTATAAAATGCGACATTACTggcataatttcattatatttatagtccacaacacaaatgcataaaaacagGACaggcaccacacacacagacaagaacaagcacgtacacacagaggaacaagcacgcacacacgtacaacccattagctttcttctcctcccctttcGTGAACTGACAGTTGACAACAGTCATGGAAAGAGCCGAACTGAAATGTTTTGGTCcatcgagttatatcgaaagaatgccaaatATGTTTATTAACATCGTAAGTTACACGCTTTTTACCATGTAGAAGTTAAATGAAATTTCAATAAGCTGACTGTCTCCATACAACTCACGGTTTAGCAACTAATGCCGCTGAGAATGCgaataaaaatgcaaaacataGGGAGTGGAACGGAGAATAcagactacaattgtttcataactaactgaaacaattgttgtttgtattctaCCTATTCCATTCCATGTTTTTTTAGATGGATGCATGCAGACAAACATATCAGTAGCATTTTAGGTCTCCGGGCAAGTCAACGCAATGAGccctattatatttatttattgacagcaagccacaacatacataaatgaaaattAGGTACCTAGATTTTTGAGGTCACCGAGTAACTGCCCGGTATGCCCAAACCTTTCGAcagcactgtatatatatatatgtatacattgatgtaaatatatatgtttgtgcacgtGTACATAGAAAcctctaacacatacacacaaaaaaaataggaTAAGAACTCAATACAGGTTAACTGTAGAGTAAGAATTTGATTGAGTTAATTGAACAGTTCTTTGCTGAATGGTTTCATCCCAATAGGGAATCTTCAGAAGGAGATTTAACACTGGAAAGTGGGATATGTTAGTGTTCAGGGATGGCGAGTACATTTTCCTAATGGAGTAAGATACATAACAGAAATATTGAATTAGTGCAAAATACTTGATGGTACTTTATTCTGTCAACCTCCATCCGTAAAAAACAAGGGAGGTTAttaatctcagtggaatttgatctcaggacACAAAAGGACTTACTTAACTCAtttgccacaaagcattttgtctgaagctctaacgattctgtcaatctcTGCAAGGAATGGCAGAATACCGACCACTGCAGGTTTTCCAAAATTGGTGAGATTAATGTCCAGTTTTAACATCTGCAGGTAAAAAATGAGGGTAGCAGAACCTGCAATAGAATGAACGCCTATGAAAGTGTTAGATTTACCATGGATTTGGATATGTAGTCATGTTTTGGACACTTCAGTATATTTGTCTTATTTGTAAGGTTTGGTTTGCTGGTGTGACACAATACACATAACAGGGGTGAGTAATCTCTAGGTTGCTCTCATACCATTTATTGGTACACTTATCTACAGATTTcatgcacatcatcatcgtttaacgtccgctttccatgctagcatgggttggacgattttgactgagggctggcgaaccagatggctgcaccaggctccaatcttgatttggcagagtttctacagctggatgcccttcctaacgccaaccactccgagagtgtagtgggtgctttttacgtgccaccggcacgggggccagtcaggcggtactgataCATTTAGAAATATCCTATATTATGTACAACATGGTGCCATCTATATTATAGTGCTCATCTGTGGAAGTTCATAAGTTTCTTGAGTGATGTATCAATAGATTTTTAAATTGCTATCCTTGAAAGATACTGTCATGCTATTAATATTTAGTTGTACATTTCTTTGATTCTTATTGTCAGCTTCATGTTAATGTTGGTTTTCTTGTATTTCAGGAAATGTTTCCATCTTGAAAACTGTATTTCTAAATGAAGATGTTATTATTGAACTTTGTTAATTAAAATGAATACTTTGAGATTTTAAGAGCATAGAGAACTTATATCGTCAGATTAATATTTTGGGAACTACAAACTACTATCAtattgtcatttaaaaaaatagtatGATGTGAAAATATACCAGCAAGATGGAAGACAACACAGTTGATGCAGTAGAGACAAAATACCACTGTAAAATTTGTGATAAAAAGTTCTTATACATTTCACATTTCAGTATGCACAAACAGTCTCATAccagagagaaaccatatcactgcaatATATGTAGTAAAACATTTATATCTAATACTTATTTAAAGTCACATAAACTTGTTCATACTGTAGAGAAACCatacaaatgtgatgtttgtggtaaaactttcaaaaGAAATCCtaacttaaagaaacataaaatTATTCACACAGGAAAGAAACCATTCCGCTGTGAAATTTGTGGTAAATTTTTCTCAACTAATGCTGTATTAAAGCAACATATAGTgcttcatacaggagaaaaattatacaaatgtgatTTTTGTGATAAAGAATTTGCAAGAAGAAATGACCTAACAAAGCACAAGATGATTCATACTGGacagaaaccatttcactgtgaaatttgtggtaaaacTTTTTTCAATGATTGTTACTTAAAGAAGCATAGAattattcacacaggagaaagcccatatcattgtgacatctgtggtaaaataTTTGCTTACAAAAGTATCTTAAAGGACCATCAGCTTGTTCATACTGTTGAGAAAGCGTACACTTGTAACGTTTGCGGTAAAGCTTTTAACAGAACTTCTCACTTAAAGAGACATAAAAtgattcatacaggggagaaaccattccACTGTGAAATTTGTGGAAAAACTTTCTCAACAAACAGTGAATTAAAACAACACATGTTTGTTCATACTGGAGATAAAATTTACAAATGTGAAATTTGTGACAAAGCATTTTCAAGAAAAACTGGCTTAACTAAGCATGAAATGGTTCACACAGGCGTGAAACCCTTCTACTGTAATTTTTGTGGTAAAAGCTTCTGGAATAATGCTGACTTAATAAAGCATAAGATACTCCATACAGGAGTGACTTACGCTTCCAAAGCACACAGctgtaatatttgtggtaaagTATTTGCTTGTGGTCGAAATTTAAAGAGGCATAAAGTccttcatacaggagaaaaacttTACTCCTGCAAaacctgtggcaaatcattttcatGTAGTGATTACTTAAAGTGCCATGAACTGGtccatactggtgaaaaaccacaCATTTGTGATATATGTggaaaaacattttcattaaaatctaaTAAAGAAAGGCATAAAAAAGTTCACACTGGAGacaaaccataccactgtgacatTTGTGATAAAACTTTCTCAGAACGTTCTAATTTGAAAAGCCATAAATTAGttcattcaggagagagaccCTGCTACTGTGAGGTTTGTGGTAAAACTTATTTGTGTGTTAGAGAGTTAAAGAAACATTATGTAATTCATACAAATGACAAAACACACaaatgtgaaatctgtggtaaaacattttggtATAAAAGTAACTTAAATCAACATTACATTGTTCACACAGGAAAGAAATCactatcgacatcatcatcatcactatcatctctGACTTAACATTTGCTTTCTCTCTGTATTAGCACTCATCTTTTGTCATGTCGTCTGTGGGACCCAACATTTGACATTATCAGTGTtaacatagaattttctcaaccagCACTCTTGGTTGATTCGTATCACATGCCCAGACCAGAGCAGTGGATCTCCTGCATACATTGGCAAAGTCCCAGTTTCTGTTCAATTTTTTTACTCAGTCTTTCACTTAAATTAACATTGTGTATCAAAAATACCTCATTTTTATTCTGCAGATTTTCTGTATTCAGCACTTGTGCCCCACTACCATACATCCTAATACTCTCCGCACGTTCTTCATACAGTCTACCTCTTACATTCATTGGAAAAAGCCTATGTCATTAACAGAACTAACAGGTACCTGTCTCTTCATGTTCTAGCCACTGTTTTCTTTACAAACTTCCCCAATGCTAATTAGATCATCCAGGTTATAGAAACTCTGAACTACATTACACTATTTGTATAATTCATAGATTTCATTTACCCCTGCTGCTATCTTTTCCTCAgcatatgcaggtggcacgtaaaaagcacccactacactcacagtggttggcgttaggaagggcatctagctgtagaaacattgccagataagactggagcctggtgcagccttctggcttcccagatccccggtcgaaccgtccaacccatgctagcatggagaacggacgttaaacgatgatgatgatgatgctacagtTGATGTCCTAGTTCTCTGTTAAGCTATTTGtgaccagcattgccttactggcacctgtgccgttggcatgtgtaaaaaaattcgagtgaggttgttgccagtactgcctgactggcccccatgccggtggcacgtaaaagcacccactacactctcggagtggttggcgttaggaagggcatccagctgttgaaactctgccagatcaagactggagcctgatgcagccatctggttcgccagcccacagtcaaaaccgtccaacccatgctagcatggaaagcagacgttaaacgacga encodes:
- the LOC115213184 gene encoding zinc finger protein 493-like, with protein sequence MEDNTVDAVETKYHCKICDKKFLYISHFSMHKQSHTREKPYHCNICSKTFISNTYLKSHKLVHTVEKPYKCDVCGKTFKRNPNLKKHKIIHTGKKPFRCEICGKFFSTNAVLKQHIVLHTGEKLYKCDFCDKEFARRNDLTKHKMIHTGQKPFHCEICGKTFFNDCYLKKHRIIHTGESPYHCDICGKIFAYKSILKDHQLVHTVEKAYTCNVCGKAFNRTSHLKRHKMIHTGEKPFHCEICGKTFSTNSELKQHMFVHTGDKIYKCEICDKAFSRKTGLTKHEMVHTGVKPFYCNFCGKSFWNNADLIKHKILHTGVTYASKAHSCNICGKVFACGRNLKRHKVLHTGEKLYSCKTCGKSFSCSDYLKCHELVHTGEKPHICDICGKTFSLKSNKERHKKVHTGDKPYHCDICDKTFSERSNLKSHKLVHSGERPCYCEVCGKTYLCVRELKKHYVIHTNDKTHKCEICGKTFWYKSNLNQHYIVHTGKKSLSTSSSSLSSLT